The region GGCGGCAACTCCACCGCCGCGCGCGCCATGGCGGGCCGCGTGTCGGACTGGTACTTCAGCAACGGCAAGGACTTCGACGGCGTCACCGAGCAGGTCGAGGAGGTCACCGCGGCCGCCGGCGGTCGCCGGGTCCGGTTCGGGCTCAACGGTTTCCTGATCGCCCGCGACACCGAGGCCGAGGCCCGCGAGACGCTGCGCGAGATCGTCGCCAAGGCCGACGTCCCAGCGGTGCACGGGTTCCGCGACGCGGTGCGGCAGGCCGGCGGCTCGACCGGCGACCGCAGGGGCATGTGGGCCGACTCGACGTTCGACGACCTGGTGCAGTACAACGACGGCTTCCGCTCCCGGCTGATCGGCACGCCCGAGCAGATCGCCCACCGGATCGTGGAGTACAAGCGCCGGGGTGTCGACTTGCTCCTGCTGGGTTTCCTGCACTACCACGAGGAAGTCGCCTACTTCGGCCGGCACGTGCTGCCGGTCGTCCGCGACCTCGAAGCCTCCCTCGACGCCTCCGCCGCCACCCCCGAGCCGATCGGAGTCCGACCGTGACCACGTCCGCCCAGCACACCTGGACCACGACCCCCGCCACCGCCGACGAGTGGATCACCCGCGCCCGCGAGGTGGCCACGCTGCTGGCCACCGACGCCGTGCAGCGCGACCGCGCCGGGGCCACCCCGCACGCGGAAGTCGCGCTGCTCAAGGACTCCGGGCTGGTCACCCTGCTCGGCCCGGTCGAGCACGGCGGCGGCGGGCAGGACTGGACGACCGCCTACCGGGTGATCCGCGAGGTCGCCACCGGGGACGGCTCGGTCGGCCAGCTCATCGGCTACCACTACCTGTGGTTCTGGGCCGCCCGGCTGGTCGCCACGCCGGAGCAGATCGCCGCCGTGGAGGAGCAGGCCACCCGTGACCGGTGGTTCTTCGGCGGCGCGGTGAACCCGCGCGACGACGACCTGCTGATCGTCGAGGACGGCGACGACCTGGTGTACAACGGCCGCAAGTCGTTCTCCACCGGCGGCAAGGTCTCCGACGTGACCGTGCTGGAAGGCGTGCTGGAGGGCACCGAGAAGCACATCTTCGCGATCGTGCCCTCGCAGCAGGACGGGATCGTGTTCGAGAACGACTGGGACAACCTCGGTCAGCGGCTCACCGAGAGCGGCGGCGTGCGGGTCGAGGGCGTGCGCGTGCCGTGGGCGCAGGCGGCCGGGTACGTGGACAAGGAGTTCACCCCGAAGGTCTACAACACGCTCAACGTGCCGCTGATCCAGTTGGTGTTCACCAACTTCTACCTGGGCATCGCCAAGGGCGCGCTCGCCGTGGCCGCCGCCTACACCCGTGACACCACCCGGCCCTGGCCGTACGCGGTGGACGTGAAG is a window of Saccharothrix espanaensis DSM 44229 DNA encoding:
- a CDS encoding acyl-CoA dehydrogenase family protein codes for the protein MTTSAQHTWTTTPATADEWITRAREVATLLATDAVQRDRAGATPHAEVALLKDSGLVTLLGPVEHGGGGQDWTTAYRVIREVATGDGSVGQLIGYHYLWFWAARLVATPEQIAAVEEQATRDRWFFGGAVNPRDDDLLIVEDGDDLVYNGRKSFSTGGKVSDVTVLEGVLEGTEKHIFAIVPSQQDGIVFENDWDNLGQRLTESGGVRVEGVRVPWAQAAGYVDKEFTPKVYNTLNVPLIQLVFTNFYLGIAKGALAVAAAYTRDTTRPWPYAVDVKGAAVEEFHVLETYGGLQAKLWAAEALAERAAGLIEAINAHPDEVTERERGEAAVVIAAAKERAIETGLEIGTRIFEVTGARATANHVGLDIFWRNIRTHSLHDPVPHKRAEIGRYALLGEIPAPTWYT